A region from the Actinomycetota bacterium genome encodes:
- the thrB gene encoding homoserine kinase: MADDGGVHEDVERLDREGRERGHGEAQDRAIRRLHGRRRYRWVVHARAPASTANLGPGFDTLAIALSLYVHVEVEPADELSLRLEGEGGDLPADGTHLAARVARQVLGHDRVAITVRSEIPVGRGLGSSAALAVATAAACGANDPLTLAARLDGHPENAGASVLGGLVAAADVDGHPVTVRLPLDRGLAFVVLVPSRPLATARARQALPAQVRLGEAAFNLGRLGLLIAGLGDRRLLVKEATEDRLHQSARASLFPQSGHLLAGLVDAGALASCWSGAGPSLLGICTVEAAPRVRGAGDELLASAGVPGRALLLKADLEGLGVEDPSLPARAPSD, translated from the coding sequence GTGGCCGACGATGGCGGTGTCCACGAGGACGTAGAGCGGCTCGACCGCGAGGGTCGCGAGCGCGGGCACGGCGAGGCGCAGGATCGTGCGATCCGTAGGCTCCACGGAAGGCGACGGTACCGTTGGGTCGTGCACGCCCGTGCTCCTGCCTCCACGGCGAACCTCGGACCGGGCTTCGACACGCTGGCCATCGCGCTGTCGCTGTACGTCCACGTCGAGGTGGAGCCGGCCGACGAGCTCTCGCTGCGCCTCGAAGGCGAGGGCGGCGACCTGCCTGCCGACGGCACCCATCTCGCGGCGCGCGTGGCCAGACAGGTCCTGGGGCACGACCGGGTCGCGATCACGGTGCGGTCGGAGATCCCCGTCGGACGCGGGCTGGGCTCGTCCGCCGCGCTCGCAGTGGCGACCGCGGCCGCGTGCGGAGCGAACGACCCGCTGACGCTCGCCGCCCGGCTCGACGGGCATCCGGAGAATGCGGGTGCGTCGGTGCTGGGTGGGCTGGTGGCCGCGGCCGACGTCGACGGGCATCCGGTCACCGTGCGCCTGCCGCTCGACCGCGGCCTCGCGTTCGTGGTGCTCGTGCCTTCCCGCCCGCTCGCCACCGCGCGCGCCCGTCAGGCCCTGCCTGCGCAGGTGCGCCTCGGCGAGGCCGCGTTCAACCTCGGGCGCCTCGGCCTCCTGATCGCGGGCCTCGGCGACCGCCGGCTGCTGGTGAAGGAGGCGACCGAGGACCGCCTGCACCAGTCGGCCCGGGCCTCGCTCTTCCCACAGTCGGGCCATCTGCTGGCCGGCCTCGTCGACGCAGGCGCGCTCGCGTCGTGCTGGAGCGGTGCGGGCCCGAGCCTGCTGGGGATCTGTACGGTCGAGGCCGCGCCACGCGTGCGGGGCGCCGGCGACGAGCTGCTCGCATCGGCCGGTGTGCCCGGCCGCGCCCTCCTCCTGAAGGCCGATCTCGAGGGCCTCGGGGTCGAGGATCCCTCGCTTCCCGCCCGGGCTCCGTCAGACTGA
- the queF gene encoding NADPH-dependent 7-cyano-7-deazaguanine reductase QueF — protein MPSRPARELVAIPNPHPGRDYEVRCETPEFTCVCPLTGQPDFATVTVSYVPGPSIVELKSLKLYLWSYRDEGAFHEDVTNRILDDLVAAIGPRRVTVHTDWLVRGGIHTTVEATYP, from the coding sequence GTGCCCAGCCGTCCGGCCCGTGAGCTCGTCGCCATCCCCAATCCGCATCCGGGGCGGGACTACGAGGTGCGGTGCGAGACGCCGGAGTTCACCTGCGTCTGCCCGCTCACGGGCCAACCCGACTTCGCCACGGTCACCGTCTCCTACGTGCCCGGGCCCTCCATCGTCGAGCTGAAGTCGCTGAAGCTCTACCTGTGGAGCTACCGCGACGAGGGCGCGTTCCACGAGGACGTGACCAACCGCATCCTCGACGACCTGGTGGCGGCCATCGGTCCCCGACGAGTGACCGTCCACACCGACTGGCTCGTGCGCGGCGGCATCCACACCACGGTCGAGGCGACCTACCCGTAG
- a CDS encoding MATE family efflux transporter, whose protein sequence is MGAVGRQVAALAFEAQRELVGRLHLDVDVQRQRDGQRVEARSEVRRGGRSTGVHDPTVPSPSVEPTDRTILRLAVPALATLAVEPLYVLVDTAIVGHLGTAPLAGVALAAGVLNVAFLVCNFLAYGTTARVAFLVGAGDPQAADQVAVQGLWLSALLGLIAAALVGGLARPAAVALGGSGAVLTNAITYLRISAIGTPFVLVALVGHGYLRGVQDTRTPLAIAVGANLLNVGVELVLVYGLDLGVAGSAWGTVLAQVVAAAVFLGVLTRRLRMSGASLAVDRGELLRLARTGRHLFVRTAALLTTLTLATSVAARVDPPTLAGHQIALQIETFLALTVDALAIAGQALTGAALGAGDVREARRTGRRLVQMGLRAGAALCIVVVATAWLLPHIFSGDPAVISRASAALVIVGLMQLPAAVVFVLDGVLLGASDTRFQQLSNVVALLAFLPFAAALLVWPRLGIIGIWTGLFAWMLARLLANSRRFAGRRWQNVPA, encoded by the coding sequence ATGGGTGCCGTCGGCAGGCAGGTCGCCGCCCTCGCCTTCGAGGCGCAGCGAGAGCTCGTCGGCCGGCTCCACCTCGACGTGGACGTACAGCGACAGCGCGATGGCCAGCGTGTCGAAGCCCGGTCCGAGGTTCGCCGTGGAGGCAGGAGCACGGGCGTGCACGACCCAACGGTACCGTCGCCTTCCGTGGAGCCTACGGATCGCACGATCCTGCGCCTCGCCGTGCCCGCGCTCGCGACCCTCGCGGTCGAGCCGCTCTACGTCCTCGTGGACACCGCCATCGTCGGCCACCTCGGCACCGCGCCCCTCGCCGGCGTGGCCCTGGCGGCCGGCGTGCTCAACGTGGCGTTCCTCGTCTGCAACTTCCTCGCCTACGGCACGACGGCACGCGTGGCCTTCCTCGTCGGTGCGGGCGACCCGCAGGCGGCCGACCAGGTTGCGGTGCAGGGGCTTTGGCTCAGCGCGTTGCTCGGGTTGATCGCGGCCGCGCTCGTGGGCGGCCTGGCGCGGCCGGCCGCGGTCGCGCTCGGCGGTTCGGGCGCAGTGCTGACGAATGCGATCACCTACCTCCGCATCAGCGCGATCGGGACGCCGTTCGTGCTCGTCGCGCTCGTCGGTCACGGCTATCTGCGCGGCGTGCAGGACACCCGGACGCCGCTCGCCATCGCCGTGGGCGCCAACCTGCTGAACGTCGGTGTCGAGCTCGTGCTCGTCTACGGTCTCGACCTCGGTGTCGCCGGGTCGGCATGGGGCACGGTGCTCGCCCAGGTGGTCGCGGCCGCGGTCTTCCTCGGCGTCCTGACCCGGCGGCTGCGCATGTCGGGCGCGTCGCTCGCCGTCGACCGCGGTGAGCTGCTCCGGCTCGCGCGTACGGGACGGCACCTGTTCGTGCGCACGGCCGCGTTGCTCACCACCCTCACCCTCGCCACCTCGGTGGCCGCCCGGGTCGACCCACCGACGCTCGCCGGCCATCAGATCGCCCTCCAGATCGAGACCTTCCTCGCGCTCACGGTCGACGCGCTCGCGATCGCAGGCCAGGCCCTCACCGGGGCGGCGCTCGGGGCAGGCGACGTCCGGGAGGCACGCCGGACCGGCCGCCGCCTCGTGCAGATGGGCCTGCGGGCCGGCGCCGCGCTCTGCATCGTCGTCGTGGCGACCGCGTGGCTCCTCCCGCACATCTTCAGTGGCGACCCGGCGGTCATCTCACGCGCCTCCGCCGCGCTCGTGATCGTCGGGCTCATGCAGTTGCCAGCTGCCGTCGTATTCGTGCTCGACGGCGTGCTCCTCGGCGCCTCCGACACGCGTTTCCAGCAGTTGTCGAACGTGGTCGCGCTCCTGGCGTTCCTGCCGTTCGCGGCCGCGCTCCTGGTGTGGCCTCGGCTCGGCATCATCGGGATCTGGACGGGCCTGTTCGCGTGGATGCTCGCACGCCTGTTGGCCAATAGCCGACGCTTCGCCGGCAGAAGATGGCAGAACGTCCCCGCCTGA